The Meles meles chromosome 12, mMelMel3.1 paternal haplotype, whole genome shotgun sequence genomic sequence CAACCTCAAAAACTGTAATTCTGGATTCAGTAATATATCTGAGTACCTTGGACTGCTGGATGACAAAGACAATACTTGGGGTGACCTATACAGTTTGAACAAATACTTTAAGAGAATTCCCTAGCACTGTACACCCTCTAATTTGGCTTTTTTTAATGAAGCACAGGCTTCTTTGCTATCTTCCAGGCAGTATAATGGTCAAAAGAAAAGGGTAACAGCACTGGATCATTCCTTAGACACTAATCAGCTGAGGAAAGAGTTCATTGGCAAAAGTGTCTTCCCAAGAATGGTCTACACCAAGCAGAGAGGACATGTCGCTGAAGGGAGAAGGGGAGCCCTCATATCCACAGTCACTATAAGCATCCAGTAGACAGGAAGATGGCTTCAGGCAGTGGCTGGATGAAAGTAGATCTGAGGTGCCCAGTTCTGAAATGAAGTCATCTTCTACAAGTTCTTCCTTCACTGAGACAGTGGATTCAGGATGATCTTTCTCTGAGGGGCTGAAAGGTGCTTCCTCAATTTTCACTACCACATTAGCTTGGCTCTCTGTCTCAGAGGGTATCTCTAAGACTAGGGGCTTGGTGTATACGTGATCAAAACGAATCAGTTCATTAATGGCTTCCAGCTTGGCTGATGACGTCCCCAGTGACGGAGAAGGGGAGGCTGGTAAGGAACTGGGTCCTTCTGGATGGGCTTCTGAGAGCTGCTCCAGGCTGGGAGACTCTGGGGAAGGACATCTGAAGAACATGACTGGATCCAAGTTGAACAGAATGCCCAACAGGATATCAGACTGCAAGAGGCAAAAGTTAAATAGAATCCAACCATCAGAAGGTATTGAGAATTTACCTAGAGTACTTACTACTAGGTCCGACAATGTAAATTAATAATAGGATGaccaccgagtcccacagacccATTCATCTATACCCCACTCTATGTCCTGAATCACAAGGAGATAGGAAGGCAGTCGATGTTCACCTGTAACCCAACCAAAACTAACTTCTACTGCCCTCCTCTGAATGGTTGGGAATGTCAGATATCACAGATGAATTAACTAGTTATAATGCTCTTTACAAAATCCAAAAAACCCCTACCTCAGAGTCTGAAGAGTCAACGCTGTCAGAATCCATGGGGAGATGTTCTGGAGGGGTGACAACTGGGCCTGCACCTGCTGCAGAGGTGCACGTAGTCTGAGTGCTGCGGACTCAGCAGACCCGGCCACTGGCCTCGCTCCACTCCCCTGGGAAGAAAGACCAATGGCAACAGCTCAAACTGCAGTCCTTGAGGAAATGCTCTCCAGGCACCTGTGAGTCTCAACTTTCAAGTAAGCTAGAAAACTATGCTTTAGAGCTGAAATCTTTCCCttaccttcatttatttccattttattgcaTCCTCAAGAAGAGAGAAGGGATGGAAGACTAACTTCTGTCATTTTCTATGCAATGAAACATCTTTATGCCCCAAGCAAAGGTTCAGGAAGGACTGATATTCCTAAATATCTTCAATGATActctacaataatttttttttaagatgttacttttaggggcgcctgggtggcttagtcattgggtgtctgcctttggctcgggtcgtggtcccggggtcctggggttgagccccgcatctggcttcctgctccccgggaggcctgctgctccctctcccactccccctgcttgtgttccccctcttgctgtgtctctatcaaataaataaataaaatctttaaaaaaaaaagatgttacttttaggggcacctgggtggctcagtcagttaatcatctgtcttcaactcaggtcatgatctcagggtcctgggatcaagtcccacagcagGGAATCTACTCTTTCTGCCcgtcccccctgcttgtgcacatgtatacactctctcactctctcaaataaataaaatcttaaaaaaatttttttaaagatttttgttgttgttgtttaatttgacagagatcacaaataggcagagtggcaggcagagaggcaggcaaagggagaaggggaagcaggctccctgctgagcagagagcccgatgtggggctcacaggatcctgagaccatgacctgagccaaaggcagaggcttaacccactgagccacccaggcacccgctccccaaaaagattttatcataagtaatctctgcacccaaagTGGCCTTGAACTCAAAATCCTGAGATTGAAAGTCTCATGGTCTAGCAATtaaaccagccaggtgcccttccataataagtttctttcttttttaaaagattttatttatttatttgacagagagtgagagagcagaagcagggggagcagcagcgggagagagaaacaagcttcccactgagcagagaccccagtgtagggcttgatcccaggagcccaagatcatgacctgagccaaaggcagacacttaactgactgagccaccgaggtgcccccataattttcttttttttaaagatttatttgtttatttgacagacagagatcacaagcaggcagagaggcaggcagagagaggaggaagtaggctccctgctgagcatagagcctgatgcagggctcaatcccaggaccctgggatcatgaccagagctgaaggcagaggctttaacccactgatccacccaggcgcccttgcccCATACTAATTTTCTTAAGTAATAAAGTTCCATAGTGAATTTAGGCCCCAAATCTTTTTGGacagtaattttttaagtttgtCCGGAACATTACCTTCACAGAGTAGAACTGTCCTACTATCAATCTTAGACCCCTTAGGTGCTGTCAATAAATAAGCCATGTCTGTGCATTAAAACCCATAATCACCTTCTACCAGAGGGGTGTCACTACCACAGTAAATCCTTTCCCTACTCATTCATATTCATCAAAGAACTACTACAGTTTTAGGAGTATTCATTTAGATTTGACTGGCTCTCTCTTTCTGGTTCTCCTTAACAGTGAGTGACATGGTACATCTTGTTGGCTATTGGTATTTGTTAGTACTTGCTCTTAGAGAGCTGCGTAACTTGCTTTAATTATTAGGAATTAGTACTATCCACTACACGGTTGAAAAATGAGTGTCATTAAGGGGTCATGTCACTTAGAACCAGTTCTCAGATAGGACATCAGATAAATGGGATGAATTACCTTGGTCTGGGTCTCCACCTCCTCTTCAGTAATCAGGGCATCCATCCCCAAGCGCTGTCTTAACTCCTGGTTCTCAACTACAAGGCCATGAGTTTTCTCTCGCAAAAGCTGATTTTCTAGCAAAAGTTTTTGGTTCTGGAAGTAAGTTCAAGAAGAAGCTATTAAAACATCCAGTTCTTTCACTTAAGAATCCACCTGATGAAGTTTCACTATGGttggtttcctttccttctccttgacCTTTTGGAAAACTCTGCTTTATACAGTTGGTTCATACTAGGTATTTGAAGGAAAAGTCATAGTATGAAAAACAAGTGccatgttggggtggggggggcgtcACAAATAATAATGCTTGCAACTACTCATTTAGACCTCAGCAAAGGGTGACTTGTGGCTTTAATTTTGAtatgatggcaaaaaaaaaaaaaaaaaaaaaatcctatctagAACTAGCTGGTTGTAACAGAAGTGGTAATCGTAGACCATAAAatcaaaatatgttaaaaagtgtttgtgtatgtgtgtgtgtgtgtgtgtgtgtgtgtgtgtgcgagtgaAATCCTTATATATTCAAGATGTGTAGCTGGCAACAATTTAAGATTAGGTAATAAGTGGGCCctagaaggggaagggagccGTTAGTGAACTTTTGGCCAAGCCCGGAAGGGTCTCAGGTTTAAGCAATGATTTTCTATCTGCTCTTATGAATTTCTTAGTACTAACTTGATAAAAGTTATAATGTTGTAATTCCCCAACTCTGAGACAGATCTAGCACCAAATGCCAGAGGGCCAACCACTTCTGCTCTCATCAATCTTCACCACTTAATCATTTAATTATCTATCTATCCtaatttagattctttttttttcttcagtttaacTTTTAATTAACTGTTCAACTGTATTCTAAAGAGACAGAAACAACTTGGGATGGGCAGCAAACATCAGAACATTCACGGAGGAAGGATATACAGTAAAAGAGTTTGACCTTAA encodes the following:
- the XBP1 gene encoding LOW QUALITY PROTEIN: X-box-binding protein 1 (The sequence of the model RefSeq protein was modified relative to this genomic sequence to represent the inferred CDS: deleted 2 bases in 1 codon), encoding MVVVAPAQSPAAGAPKVLLLSGKPAAAAAAAAGAPAGRALPLMVPGPRGASPEAASGGPPQARKRQRLTHLSPEEKALRRKLKNRVAAQTARDRKKARMSELEQQVVDLEEENQKLLLENQLLREKTHGLVVENQELRQRLGMDALITEEEVETQTKGSGARPVAGSAESAALRLRASAAGAGPVVTPPEHLPMDSDSVDSSDSESDILLGILFNLDPVMFFRCPSPESPSLEQLSEAHPEGPSSLPASPSPSLGTSSAKLEAINELIRFDHVYTKPLVLEIPSETESQANVVVKIEEAPFSPSEKDHPESTVSVKEELVEDDFISELGTSDLLSSSHCLKPSSCLLDAYSDCGYEGSPSPFSDMSSLLGVDHSWEDTFANELFPQLISV